In Streptomyces sp. NBC_00306, a single genomic region encodes these proteins:
- a CDS encoding terpene synthase family protein, whose translation MSTPFTGSTGAAPTFWHLFPARSNPLGPGSDDHAAAWLDDHRLVDDARESTRLKATRVGSGAGFLFPDAGQDLLDLAADLCIWLSAFDDLHVEAPQATATTLAPHIASFTHVLDTRTKPPASPSALSSALADLTRRMHDLMTPAQAARVTARLHQAFAATYWQSTTYGRIVGLTEYAAMRPHTFFGHVLAALIEPCTGLDLPDQVLDREPVRQLIDSTARLWGWVNDVYSFPMERHGLGAPPQTLPLILAHQHGLSLPEAFAAACRLCDTEAATAHRLVTELTASPIPQLSHYAWAISHAIGGTRVVYQTSERWRAHLTPTTLRTR comes from the coding sequence GACGACCACGCGGCAGCCTGGCTCGACGATCACCGCCTCGTCGACGACGCCCGCGAGAGCACCCGGCTGAAGGCCACTCGGGTGGGCAGCGGTGCGGGATTCCTCTTCCCCGATGCCGGCCAGGACCTGCTGGACCTCGCCGCCGACCTGTGTATCTGGCTCAGTGCCTTCGACGACCTCCACGTCGAAGCCCCTCAGGCCACGGCCACAACACTGGCCCCGCACATCGCCTCCTTCACCCACGTCCTGGACACCCGCACCAAGCCGCCCGCTTCCCCCTCCGCGCTCTCCTCCGCGCTGGCCGATCTCACCCGGCGGATGCACGACCTGATGACCCCCGCTCAGGCCGCCCGCGTTACCGCCCGGCTCCACCAGGCTTTCGCGGCCACGTACTGGCAGAGCACCACTTACGGACGCATCGTCGGCCTCACCGAGTACGCGGCCATGCGCCCGCACACCTTCTTCGGCCACGTCCTTGCCGCCCTCATCGAGCCCTGCACGGGCCTCGACCTGCCTGACCAAGTCCTCGACCGCGAGCCGGTCCGTCAGCTGATCGATAGCACGGCACGACTGTGGGGGTGGGTCAATGACGTGTACTCCTTCCCCATGGAGCGGCACGGGCTCGGCGCCCCGCCCCAGACGCTGCCGCTCATCCTGGCCCACCAGCACGGCCTGTCCCTGCCCGAGGCGTTCGCCGCAGCCTGCCGCCTGTGCGACACGGAGGCGGCCACTGCCCACCGCCTCGTGACCGAGCTGACCGCATCGCCCATCCCTCAGCTCTCCCACTACGCCTGGGCTATCAGCCATGCCATCGGCGGAACAAGGGTCGTCTACCAGACCAGCGAACGCTGGCGCGCCCACCTCACACCCACCACCCTGCGAACCCGATAA